A section of the Prochlorococcus marinus XMU1402 genome encodes:
- the cysK gene encoding cysteine synthase A: MEIANDITSLVGNTPLVRLNRIKKYFNCYPEIIAKLESFNPSASVKDRIAYSMLCRAEEEGLITPDKTTLIEATSGNTGIALAMVAAAKGYKLILTMPDTMSIERRAMLRAYGAELQLTPGKEGMKGALDLANELSLSIANSYQFNQFENFANPDIHERTTAQEIWSQSNNNLDGLVTGVGTGGTITGCARFLKKVNPNCKIYAVEPKKSAVISGEKAGSHSIQGIGAGFVPKVLNTKLIDEIIKIDDDEAFYYGRLLARLEGLLSGISSGAALAATIKIGERKELMNKRLVVILPSFGERYLSTAMFESNTLIQARKDGYL; encoded by the coding sequence ATGGAAATAGCAAATGATATAACTTCTTTAGTTGGAAACACTCCTTTAGTTAGATTAAATAGAATCAAAAAGTATTTTAATTGTTATCCAGAAATCATAGCCAAACTAGAAAGTTTCAATCCATCAGCGTCCGTTAAGGATCGTATCGCTTATTCAATGTTATGTAGAGCTGAAGAAGAAGGATTGATAACACCAGATAAAACAACTTTAATTGAGGCAACAAGTGGGAATACTGGCATCGCATTAGCAATGGTTGCTGCAGCAAAAGGCTATAAATTGATATTAACTATGCCGGATACTATGAGTATTGAGAGAAGGGCAATGTTAAGAGCATATGGAGCGGAATTACAGTTGACACCTGGTAAGGAAGGAATGAAAGGAGCTTTAGATTTAGCGAATGAATTGTCTTTAAGCATTGCAAATAGCTATCAATTTAATCAATTTGAAAACTTTGCTAATCCAGATATTCATGAAAGAACAACTGCTCAAGAAATATGGTCCCAATCCAATAACAATTTAGATGGACTAGTTACTGGAGTAGGCACAGGAGGAACAATTACTGGTTGTGCACGTTTTTTGAAAAAAGTTAATCCAAATTGCAAAATTTATGCTGTAGAGCCTAAAAAAAGTGCTGTGATTTCCGGAGAAAAAGCTGGTTCTCATTCAATTCAAGGAATAGGAGCAGGGTTCGTGCCAAAAGTCCTGAATACTAAATTAATTGATGAAATTATAAAAATAGATGATGATGAAGCATTTTATTATGGGCGTTTATTGGCTCGATTGGAAGGTCTTTTATCAGGCATAAGCAGCGGTGCAGCTTTAGCTGCAACAATAAAAATCGGGGAAAGGAAAGAACTCATGAATAAAAGATTGGTAGTAATTCTTCCAAGTTTTGGGGAAAGATATTTATCAACAGCAATGTTTGAATCAAATACATTAATTCAAGCAAGAAAAGATGGTTATCTTTAA
- a CDS encoding ABC transporter ATP-binding protein: MRESFENEIPQIRFEDVSFSYSGKKENLILKCNFSIKEPGFWMVVGKNGSGKSTLLKLINGIIKPKNGVIVSKANIGMVFQNPDHQILMPNCRSELLININQKMCDYEINKKIKNVLDQVGMTGFEKRPVHTLSGGQKQRLTIACALISDKNFILLDEPTALLDQTSQLKVLKTIKNLTRNHKKPLSALWITHRYEELTHADAVAELKNGFLSSWQEPSKFQYN, encoded by the coding sequence ATGCGAGAATCTTTTGAAAATGAAATACCTCAAATTAGATTTGAAGATGTTTCCTTTTCATATTCTGGAAAAAAAGAAAATTTAATTTTGAAATGTAACTTCTCAATTAAAGAACCTGGATTTTGGATGGTCGTAGGTAAAAACGGTAGTGGTAAAAGTACTCTTTTAAAATTAATTAATGGAATAATTAAACCTAAAAATGGAGTCATTGTTTCTAAAGCAAATATTGGAATGGTGTTTCAAAACCCTGATCATCAAATATTAATGCCAAATTGCAGGAGTGAACTTCTCATAAATATTAATCAAAAAATGTGTGATTATGAAATTAATAAAAAAATTAAAAACGTCCTTGATCAGGTAGGAATGACTGGTTTTGAAAAAAGGCCAGTTCATACTTTAAGCGGTGGACAAAAACAACGCTTAACTATTGCATGCGCTCTTATTAGTGATAAAAATTTTATTCTTTTGGATGAGCCTACAGCGTTACTTGATCAAACCAGTCAATTAAAAGTTTTAAAAACAATTAAAAATCTTACACGCAACCATAAAAAACCTTTATCTGCTTTGTGGATTACCCATCGTTATGAAGAATTAACTCATGCTGATGCAGTCGCAGAGTTGAAAAATGGTTTTTTATCTAGCTGGCAAGAACCATCAAAATTTCAATATAATTAA
- the zds gene encoding 9,9'-di-cis-zeta-carotene desaturase has translation MKIAIVGSGLAGLTAAVNLVDEGHEVEIYESRSFWGGKVGSWEDKDGNHIEMGLHVFFYNYANLFKLMKKVGALDNLLPKDHTHLFINNGGNLKSLDFRFPLGAPFNGLKAFFTTEQLSWVDKFRNALALGTSPIVRGLIDYEGAMKIIRDLDRISFKEWFLNHGGSEKSLERMWDPIAYALGFINCKDISARCMLTIFMMFASKTEASKLNLLKGSPHKWLTQPIVDYIANKGAKIHLNHKVEEIIYEKESSSYSVNQLKISSPEGIKAVFADKFLAACDVPGIKKIIPKEWYQFKEFEGLKKLRAVAVATIQLRYDGWVTELQKDNTGNEPIGLDNLLYSADASFSCFADLALASPTDYRKKDMGSLLQCVLTPGDRWMGRSTERITKEIDKEVRRLFPSSKNLKLLWSNVVQIPQSLYREAPGMEPFRPDQKTSISNFFMAGSYTKQDYIDSMEGATMSGHLAAAAILEKKAKLAKNLAVS, from the coding sequence GTGAAAATTGCAATAGTTGGTTCTGGATTAGCTGGTCTTACAGCAGCAGTCAATTTAGTTGATGAAGGCCATGAAGTAGAAATCTACGAGAGCAGGTCATTTTGGGGAGGTAAAGTTGGAAGTTGGGAAGATAAGGATGGCAACCACATAGAGATGGGTTTACATGTATTTTTTTACAATTATGCAAATCTTTTTAAATTAATGAAAAAAGTGGGAGCTCTAGACAATTTACTCCCGAAAGATCATACTCATCTATTTATCAATAATGGTGGTAATTTAAAATCATTAGACTTCAGATTCCCTTTAGGTGCTCCATTTAACGGACTTAAAGCTTTTTTTACCACCGAACAACTTTCTTGGGTAGATAAGTTCAGAAATGCCTTAGCTTTAGGGACAAGTCCAATCGTTAGAGGATTGATTGACTATGAAGGCGCAATGAAAATAATTAGAGATCTAGATAGAATTAGTTTTAAAGAATGGTTTTTAAACCATGGTGGAAGTGAAAAAAGTTTAGAAAGAATGTGGGATCCTATCGCCTATGCATTAGGTTTTATTAATTGCAAAGATATTTCAGCAAGATGCATGCTAACTATATTCATGATGTTTGCTTCAAAAACAGAAGCCTCAAAACTTAATCTTTTAAAAGGTTCCCCACATAAGTGGTTAACGCAACCTATAGTCGACTACATCGCAAACAAAGGAGCAAAAATACATCTTAACCATAAGGTAGAAGAAATCATTTATGAAAAGGAATCTTCCTCTTATTCAGTAAATCAATTAAAAATATCTTCTCCTGAAGGAATTAAGGCAGTGTTTGCAGATAAATTTCTAGCTGCCTGTGATGTTCCTGGAATAAAAAAAATAATTCCAAAAGAATGGTATCAATTTAAAGAATTTGAAGGTTTAAAAAAACTTAGAGCTGTAGCTGTTGCCACAATCCAATTAAGATATGACGGTTGGGTTACTGAATTACAAAAAGATAACACTGGAAACGAACCAATTGGACTAGATAACCTTCTTTATTCTGCTGATGCCTCTTTCAGTTGTTTTGCTGATTTAGCACTAGCAAGTCCAACAGACTATAGAAAAAAAGATATGGGATCGCTTCTCCAATGTGTTTTAACTCCTGGGGATAGATGGATGGGAAGATCCACAGAAAGAATTACAAAAGAAATTGATAAAGAGGTTCGCCGTCTATTCCCATCCTCAAAAAACCTTAAATTGCTTTGGAGTAATGTGGTACAAATTCCGCAATCACTCTATAGAGAAGCTCCCGGTATGGAACCTTTCAGACCCGATCAAAAAACATCTATATCTAATTTCTTCATGGCTGGTAGTTATACAAAACAAGATTATATAGACTCTATGGAGGGAGCTACAATGAGTGGTCATTTAGCTGCCGCCGCGATTTTAGAGAAGAAAGCCAAATTAGCAAAAAATCTTGCAGTAAGTTAA
- a CDS encoding glutathione S-transferase: protein MITLYQFRHSAFCLKTRMALHAKKLQYRVEEVTPGIGQFEIFKLSGQKQVPVIVDSNDQVINDSSTICEYIDKKNENNPLFPEDPILFAQCKLIEDWADTTMATTCRKALIKSAIENPQLRTALLPDEIPSTVKNIVDKLPFENLSKISNVVLSSKDNLELQKLLEVLSKSLINKKYLVGDSLSIADISIAAQLSLIKFPKSAGPILSGEGSQEYINNPYLENLFIWRNNLEEYLFSANSQ from the coding sequence ATGATTACATTATATCAATTTAGGCATAGTGCTTTTTGTTTAAAAACAAGAATGGCTCTTCATGCAAAAAAACTACAATATCGAGTTGAAGAAGTAACGCCTGGAATAGGCCAATTTGAAATCTTTAAATTATCAGGTCAAAAACAAGTACCTGTAATAGTCGATAGTAATGATCAAGTTATTAATGACTCTTCAACTATTTGCGAATATATAGATAAAAAAAATGAAAACAATCCACTTTTTCCGGAGGATCCAATATTATTTGCACAATGCAAACTAATTGAAGACTGGGCAGATACTACAATGGCTACAACTTGTAGAAAAGCTTTAATAAAATCTGCAATAGAAAATCCACAGCTAAGAACTGCATTACTTCCAGATGAAATACCTTCTACAGTTAAAAATATTGTTGATAAATTACCTTTTGAAAATCTTAGTAAAATTTCTAATGTAGTTTTGTCTTCTAAAGATAATTTAGAACTCCAAAAATTACTGGAAGTTTTATCAAAATCCTTGATCAACAAAAAATATTTAGTTGGAGATAGTTTATCAATTGCAGATATCTCAATTGCTGCTCAATTATCCCTTATTAAATTTCCAAAGTCTGCAGGACCAATTCTTTCAGGAGAGGGGAGCCAAGAATATATAAACAACCCTTATTTAGAAAATCTTTTCATTTGGAGGAACAACTTAGAAGAATATCTTTTCAGTGCTAACTCTCAATAA
- a CDS encoding DUF751 family protein produces the protein MGEFFSNVARYPKYLISIIVGGLVALLEPLFKNRSNPLTIVGLISSVLSAFITVYFVLQAMTNPINLQP, from the coding sequence ATGGGCGAATTTTTCTCTAATGTTGCGAGATATCCAAAGTATTTGATATCTATCATTGTTGGGGGACTTGTTGCTTTGCTTGAACCTTTATTCAAGAATAGATCGAATCCACTCACAATAGTAGGTTTGATATCTTCTGTCTTAAGTGCTTTCATAACTGTTTATTTTGTCTTGCAAGCGATGACAAACCCAATAAATTTACAACCATAA
- a CDS encoding NAD(P)H-quinone oxidoreductase subunit O, giving the protein MTDSIPKKPLKKGSLVFVDRENYIKSIEALASDDDLPNYVFEGPGEILSVKDEYAQVRWRRPVPDVWFKLDQLKEHTQ; this is encoded by the coding sequence ATGACAGATTCTATTCCAAAGAAACCTCTCAAGAAAGGAAGCTTAGTTTTTGTCGATAGAGAAAATTATATAAAAAGTATCGAAGCGCTAGCCAGTGATGATGATCTACCCAATTATGTCTTTGAGGGTCCTGGAGAGATTCTTTCAGTCAAAGACGAATATGCTCAGGTTCGATGGCGCAGACCTGTTCCAGATGTTTGGTTCAAATTAGATCAACTTAAAGAACATACTCAATAA
- a CDS encoding lipid-A-disaccharide synthase-related protein — MFKILILSNGHGEDLSGSLIAKQFVKSGYSVHALPIVGMGNHYEKEKIKIIGKTKEFRTGGIGYNSFKGRLTEILGGEIFYLIKRLYLTFKIRQKYDYFFVVGDIVPVFFAWVCKKDFFTYLVAYSSHYEGKLKLPWPSKFFLLSQKAKKIYTRDSLTANDLTLQLKKKVSFLGNPFMDKFFPRKKELNKDEFSIGLFPGSRFPEILDNFILILEVLEALSDLRYFQKIQFNFAIVNALSSSKIKEIFQKRGWLKTENIKDNNLFKFQYKFLEVNIYWNNFDKILLKSRCCISMAGTAAEQAIGLGKPVIQIEGKGPQFTKTFAEAQRRLLGKYVFCASNFKDKNDQINQTIKLIIKIIYLIKLNKKFMISCDENAKKRLGENKACLKMVDDMNIDKKND, encoded by the coding sequence TTGTTTAAGATTTTAATTTTAAGTAATGGGCATGGAGAAGATCTATCTGGAAGTTTAATAGCTAAACAATTCGTAAAAAGTGGTTATTCTGTTCATGCTTTGCCAATTGTTGGTATGGGAAACCATTACGAAAAAGAAAAAATTAAGATTATAGGTAAAACTAAGGAATTTAGAACTGGAGGAATTGGTTATAATTCTTTTAAGGGAAGGCTTACTGAGATATTAGGAGGAGAAATATTTTATCTTATAAAAAGATTATATTTAACTTTTAAAATAAGACAAAAATATGATTATTTTTTTGTAGTTGGAGATATTGTGCCAGTTTTTTTTGCATGGGTTTGTAAGAAAGATTTTTTTACATATCTAGTTGCTTATTCCAGCCATTATGAAGGGAAGTTGAAATTACCATGGCCTTCTAAATTTTTCTTGCTCTCACAAAAAGCAAAAAAAATATATACGAGAGATTCCCTTACAGCTAATGATTTAACATTGCAATTAAAAAAGAAAGTCTCTTTTTTAGGCAACCCATTTATGGATAAGTTTTTTCCTAGAAAAAAAGAATTAAATAAAGATGAATTTAGTATTGGATTATTTCCAGGAAGTAGATTCCCTGAGATTTTAGATAATTTTATTTTGATTTTAGAGGTATTAGAGGCATTGTCAGATTTAAGATATTTTCAAAAAATTCAGTTTAATTTTGCAATAGTTAATGCTCTATCTTCATCAAAAATAAAGGAAATATTTCAAAAAAGAGGATGGTTAAAAACAGAAAACATAAAAGATAATAATCTCTTTAAATTCCAATATAAATTTTTAGAAGTGAATATATATTGGAATAATTTTGACAAAATATTATTGAAAAGTAGATGCTGTATTAGCATGGCAGGAACAGCAGCAGAGCAAGCGATTGGATTAGGAAAACCGGTTATTCAGATAGAAGGTAAAGGTCCACAATTTACAAAAACTTTTGCAGAAGCGCAAAGACGTTTGCTTGGAAAATATGTTTTTTGTGCCAGTAATTTTAAAGACAAAAATGATCAAATCAATCAGACAATAAAATTGATCATAAAAATAATATATCTTATAAAGCTAAATAAGAAGTTTATGATCTCATGTGATGAAAATGCTAAAAAAAGACTAGGTGAAAACAAAGCTTGTCTTAAAATGGTTGATGATATGAATATTGATAAAAAAAATGACTAA
- a CDS encoding DnaJ domain-containing protein, translated as MEKNLYEELGLKKNATKSEIKSSYRSLVKQHHPDAGGKKERFLAIQNAWEILNDPIKKKQYDSSFSFSSSSFDSLNENWEEKFNSKKHNSSIKDKEVETWIKEIYSPINKLISQIIKPLNNEIKELSADPYDDELMENFCSYIILSQKKIEKVEKIYNKKIVPKSISALGLDLYHCFSQVKDALSEFDRYTQGYVDNYLFDGKEMIKEAKRIQSKMSIEKKNKNF; from the coding sequence ATGGAAAAAAATTTATATGAAGAATTAGGCCTCAAAAAAAATGCAACCAAAAGTGAAATTAAATCTTCATATCGCTCTTTAGTTAAGCAACATCATCCAGATGCAGGCGGCAAGAAAGAACGATTTCTTGCAATACAAAATGCCTGGGAAATTCTAAATGACCCTATCAAAAAGAAACAATACGATAGCAGTTTTTCCTTTTCCAGTTCATCATTTGATTCATTAAATGAAAATTGGGAAGAGAAATTTAATTCAAAAAAACATAATTCTTCAATTAAGGACAAAGAAGTTGAAACATGGATTAAAGAAATTTATAGTCCGATAAATAAATTAATTAGTCAAATCATTAAACCTTTGAATAACGAGATAAAAGAACTATCTGCGGATCCATATGATGACGAACTAATGGAAAATTTTTGCAGTTATATTATTCTTTCACAAAAGAAAATAGAAAAAGTTGAAAAAATTTATAACAAAAAAATAGTTCCAAAGTCTATTTCAGCTTTAGGCCTCGATCTTTATCATTGTTTTTCACAAGTTAAAGATGCGCTATCAGAATTTGATAGATATACACAAGGATACGTAGATAATTACTTATTTGATGGCAAAGAAATGATCAAAGAAGCAAAAAGAATACAATCAAAGATGTCTATAGAGAAAAAAAATAAAAACTTTTAG
- a CDS encoding SRPBCC family protein, protein MGTWLKHDVITVVNAPLENVWDTWSDLDSMSLWMSWIESVKTVDEETNTLPDLTEWTLAANGFRFKWKAQITERVEKSKLKWKSIGGLPTEGSVVFESKTDQITTVNLSITYELPKMIARFMEENILGKMVTNELQTNIDRFKDLVEKNYTKNFSN, encoded by the coding sequence ATGGGTACTTGGCTAAAACATGACGTAATAACAGTTGTTAATGCGCCTCTTGAAAATGTATGGGACACATGGAGCGATTTAGACTCAATGTCACTTTGGATGAGCTGGATTGAATCTGTAAAAACAGTTGACGAAGAAACTAATACGTTGCCAGATTTAACAGAATGGACTTTAGCTGCAAATGGCTTTAGGTTTAAATGGAAAGCTCAAATTACAGAAAGGGTTGAAAAAAGCAAACTTAAATGGAAATCAATAGGAGGTTTACCAACTGAGGGATCAGTCGTTTTCGAAAGTAAAACTGATCAAATCACAACGGTAAATTTATCAATAACTTATGAACTACCAAAAATGATTGCTCGATTTATGGAAGAAAATATTTTAGGCAAAATGGTTACAAACGAATTACAGACCAATATTGATAGGTTCAAAGATTTAGTTGAAAAGAACTATACAAAAAATTTTTCTAATTAA
- a CDS encoding DUF6816 family protein, whose translation MKILLGLILCLIFQGIFLESSFALVDSNVREFLENRVNQWPELYLPNFKFSDTSKDLIYPKWFEGNWLVTSQDIVNDSEEPVIYKVNFFKNDSDLIVGNRAKNSESIGKAIFGENLIKVVNDPQSINNQITYLKDDFYIDSRITGRNQIQDNDIFFADELVIQTAHKPGASRINQVETISKFQKCSEEILEVDNSIKPSICGVQYVASYGSKVGDPSIHAIKTNKYKLKFEFIES comes from the coding sequence ATGAAAATTCTTCTTGGATTAATTCTTTGCTTGATTTTTCAAGGAATTTTTTTAGAAAGTTCTTTTGCTCTAGTAGATTCTAACGTACGAGAGTTTTTGGAAAATCGTGTAAATCAATGGCCAGAATTATATTTACCAAATTTTAAATTTTCAGATACTTCTAAGGATTTAATTTATCCTAAATGGTTCGAGGGTAATTGGCTTGTTACTTCTCAAGATATAGTTAATGATTCAGAAGAGCCAGTTATTTATAAAGTAAATTTCTTTAAGAATGATTCAGATTTAATTGTTGGTAATCGTGCAAAAAATTCTGAATCTATTGGAAAAGCAATATTTGGTGAAAACTTAATCAAGGTTGTAAATGATCCTCAATCTATTAATAACCAAATTACTTATTTAAAAGATGATTTTTATATTGATTCAAGAATTACAGGGAGAAATCAGATCCAAGATAATGATATTTTTTTCGCAGATGAGCTAGTTATACAAACAGCACATAAGCCTGGTGCTTCAAGGATTAATCAGGTAGAGACCATTAGTAAATTTCAAAAATGTTCCGAAGAAATATTGGAAGTTGATAATTCAATCAAACCATCAATTTGTGGAGTACAATATGTTGCTTCTTATGGTTCAAAAGTTGGTGATCCTTCTATTCATGCTATCAAAACAAATAAATATAAATTGAAGTTTGAATTTATTGAGAGTTAG
- a CDS encoding TIGR01777 family oxidoreductase yields MRLLLLGCTGFVGKELVPTLLNENHEIYIVSRKPISKLKIDLDFNKFKFFQIDLSKEKNWNNENLLNVLRETDGIINLMGEPIAEKKWTSEQKQEIENSRINTTKFMMKTLKNLKINPKVIINGSAIGYYGTSLSSEFTENSLGGKDFLSNLCKKWEAVAAEKPFFSRLVIFRIGIVLEKDGGALGKMLPIFKVGLGGPIGDGKQWMSWIHRTDLCALIIQALVDKKYSGVFNAVAPNPVLMREFSQTLGKCLNRPNLLPVPGAVLKILLGDGAKVVLEGQKVISSKIKNYNFKYPLLEKAIYASTKK; encoded by the coding sequence ATGCGTCTTTTACTACTTGGCTGCACTGGATTTGTTGGTAAAGAATTAGTACCAACACTGCTCAATGAAAATCACGAAATATACATTGTAAGTAGAAAACCCATTAGTAAATTAAAGATTGATTTAGATTTCAATAAGTTTAAATTTTTTCAAATAGATTTATCAAAAGAAAAAAACTGGAATAACGAAAATCTTCTAAATGTTTTAAGAGAGACAGATGGAATTATTAACTTGATGGGAGAACCAATAGCAGAAAAAAAATGGACTTCTGAACAAAAACAGGAGATTGAAAATAGTCGTATTAACACCACGAAATTTATGATGAAGACCCTTAAAAATTTAAAAATAAACCCAAAAGTTATTATAAATGGATCAGCTATAGGTTATTACGGTACAAGTTTGTCTAGTGAATTCACTGAAAATAGTCTTGGAGGGAAAGACTTCTTATCTAATCTTTGCAAGAAATGGGAAGCGGTCGCCGCTGAAAAACCATTTTTCTCAAGGTTAGTTATTTTTAGAATTGGAATTGTTCTAGAGAAAGATGGAGGAGCATTAGGAAAAATGCTCCCTATATTTAAAGTTGGATTAGGTGGACCAATTGGAGATGGTAAGCAATGGATGAGTTGGATTCATAGAACTGATTTATGTGCATTAATTATTCAAGCATTAGTTGATAAAAAGTATTCGGGAGTATTTAATGCTGTTGCACCAAATCCAGTATTAATGAGAGAATTTTCTCAGACTTTAGGCAAATGTCTGAATAGACCTAATTTACTTCCAGTGCCTGGAGCGGTTTTAAAAATATTGTTAGGAGATGGAGCGAAAGTTGTTTTAGAAGGACAAAAAGTAATTAGCAGTAAAATCAAAAATTATAATTTTAAATATCCTCTTCTTGAGAAAGCAATTTACGCCTCCACCAAGAAATAA
- the rbfA gene encoding 30S ribosome-binding factor RbfA gives MPNNYRLAKVSSLLKKEITLILQNDLENDLIRDHFVNISKIDLSGDLQHCKIYITSTAQEKVKKEIVSNLNTAKSSIRHSLGKRIEMRRVPEIIFKDDVVLDKGLSVLKLLDELKNKNQNHNVEDKDVKS, from the coding sequence ATGCCAAATAATTACCGTCTTGCAAAAGTTTCTTCTCTTTTGAAGAAAGAAATAACCCTTATTTTGCAGAATGATTTAGAAAATGATCTTATTAGAGATCATTTCGTCAATATTTCTAAGATTGATTTATCAGGTGATTTGCAACACTGTAAAATTTATATAACTTCAACTGCTCAAGAGAAAGTGAAGAAAGAAATTGTATCAAACTTGAATACTGCTAAAAGCTCTATAAGGCATAGTTTAGGAAAAAGAATTGAAATGAGAAGAGTTCCAGAGATAATTTTTAAAGACGATGTTGTTCTTGATAAAGGATTATCAGTCTTGAAACTTCTCGATGAATTAAAAAATAAAAATCAAAATCATAATGTTGAGGACAAGGATGTCAAAAGTTGA
- a CDS encoding uroporphyrinogen-III synthase has protein sequence MSKVDLPLDQRNIIITRSKEGILDIKKIFISKGANVFDLPAISIADPDDLNPLDEALNQINDFHWIIFSSSNGIKFVDKRLRYFNSSLKECSKKTKIAVVGEKTSKTLDDFGIKADFIPPEFVAESLIDNFPVSGYGLRVFVPRVQTGGRDLIADQFRKAGSRVFEVAAYETRCPESIPEETIDIISNRKVDAIIFSSGKTVVNAAFLLEKKLGKQWLEFFDQIKLLTIGPQTTKICNKIFGRVDSQAQKYTFEGLLDVAINIFN, from the coding sequence ATGTCAAAAGTTGATCTACCCCTTGATCAAAGAAATATAATTATTACTCGATCAAAAGAAGGGATATTGGATATAAAAAAGATATTCATAAGCAAGGGCGCTAATGTATTTGATTTACCTGCAATAAGTATTGCTGATCCTGATGATTTGAATCCTCTTGATGAAGCATTAAATCAAATAAATGATTTTCATTGGATTATTTTTTCCAGTAGTAATGGGATCAAATTTGTGGATAAAAGACTTAGATATTTTAATAGTTCATTAAAAGAATGTTCTAAAAAAACAAAAATCGCCGTAGTCGGAGAAAAAACCTCAAAAACTCTTGATGATTTTGGGATTAAGGCTGATTTCATACCTCCAGAATTTGTTGCTGAAAGTTTAATTGATAATTTCCCAGTATCTGGTTATGGACTACGAGTTTTTGTACCAAGAGTTCAAACAGGTGGTAGGGATTTAATCGCAGATCAATTTAGAAAGGCTGGTTCTCGTGTATTTGAGGTTGCTGCATATGAAACTAGATGTCCCGAATCAATTCCGGAAGAAACAATTGATATTATTTCTAATCGAAAAGTCGATGCAATTATTTTCTCAAGCGGTAAAACCGTAGTAAATGCTGCTTTTTTACTAGAAAAAAAACTTGGTAAACAATGGTTAGAATTTTTTGATCAAATTAAGTTATTAACTATTGGACCTCAGACAACAAAAATATGTAACAAGATTTTTGGAAGAGTTGATAGTCAGGCACAAAAATATACTTTTGAAGGACTACTAGATGTAGCAATTAATATTTTTAATTAG
- a CDS encoding HesB/IscA family protein, translating into MENVEVKQEIKNSDDGKGILITNDAIEQISNLLNGQSDKKALRVGVRSGGCSGMSYTMDFIGTDEINPDDKVYDYSLKVDQSFQVVCDPKSLLYIYGMQLDFSKELIGGGFNFVNPNASQTCGCGSSFAV; encoded by the coding sequence ATGGAAAATGTAGAAGTTAAACAGGAAATTAAAAATTCTGATGATGGCAAAGGTATCTTAATTACGAATGATGCTATAGAACAAATTTCAAATTTATTGAATGGCCAAAGTGATAAAAAAGCACTAAGGGTAGGAGTAAGATCTGGCGGTTGTAGTGGGATGAGTTATACGATGGATTTTATAGGAACTGATGAAATAAATCCCGATGATAAAGTTTATGATTATTCATTAAAAGTTGATCAAAGCTTTCAAGTTGTTTGTGATCCTAAAAGTCTTTTATATATTTATGGAATGCAGTTAGATTTTAGTAAGGAATTAATTGGAGGTGGCTTTAATTTTGTAAATCCGAATGCCTCTCAAACTTGCGGTTGTGGAAGCTCTTTTGCAGTTTAA
- a CDS encoding tetratricopeptide repeat protein, whose product MNNEINPIEEDFNAALSRYKAGQDLIPIVQDFQKIIQQIPNHFAAWTCLSWLQLLLKNNEEALSAARQAVRLNQQDPQARMNLSLALLATNNKGVRDHIELIKKMSMMMPDVKSELKESVEDGLSRYPDWPELTKVKKWLEF is encoded by the coding sequence ATGAATAACGAAATTAATCCCATCGAAGAGGATTTTAATGCAGCTTTATCAAGATATAAAGCAGGGCAAGATTTAATTCCAATAGTTCAAGATTTTCAAAAAATTATACAGCAAATTCCAAATCATTTTGCTGCTTGGACTTGTTTATCATGGCTTCAATTACTCTTGAAAAATAATGAAGAAGCTTTGTCAGCTGCCAGACAAGCTGTTCGATTAAATCAGCAAGATCCACAAGCAAGAATGAATTTGTCTTTAGCTCTTTTGGCTACCAATAATAAAGGTGTTAGGGATCATATTGAGTTAATAAAAAAAATGTCTATGATGATGCCAGATGTGAAAAGTGAGTTGAAAGAATCTGTTGAAGACGGATTAAGTAGATATCCAGATTGGCCTGAGTTAACAAAAGTCAAAAAATGGTTGGAATTTTAA